One Rhizobiales bacterium GAS188 DNA window includes the following coding sequences:
- a CDS encoding TIGR02300 family protein, whose amino-acid sequence MAKAELGTKRQCRNCSSRFYDLNRDPIICPKCATVFQLHELKPTPQGTADAVAEDDVKVEAAAGPELVSLEEADAGAAEKVLVADEDVDATEADVADSTFLEEEEEGDDDVTTLIDGDIEDDEEA is encoded by the coding sequence GTGGCCAAAGCCGAGCTGGGCACGAAGCGCCAATGCCGTAACTGCAGTAGCCGCTTCTATGACCTGAACCGCGACCCGATCATCTGCCCGAAATGCGCCACGGTGTTCCAGCTCCATGAGCTGAAGCCCACGCCGCAAGGAACCGCGGATGCGGTCGCCGAGGACGACGTCAAGGTCGAGGCCGCGGCGGGTCCGGAGCTCGTCTCCCTGGAGGAGGCCGATGCGGGAGCGGCCGAGAAGGTGCTGGTCGCCGACGAAGACGTGGATGCGACCGAGGCCGATGTCGCCGACTCGACTTTCCTCGAGGAAGAGGAGGAAGGCGACGACGATGTGACGACCCTCATCGATGGCGACATCGAAGATGATGAGGAAGCTTGA
- a CDS encoding transcriptional regulator, GntR family gives MVEDGAFPRLKVEPLHVIAGLRRLACDAIKRAITEMDIYGRAGEIRLDERQLSQDLGVSRTPIREALSVLEQEGFVRAVPRRGIYVVRKTKREVIEMITVWAAIESLAARFAAVRASEAELKELRTLFAEFEENPADHIGEYSQANMAFHKAIIRMGGCELMSELTDQLFIHMRAVRAVTMRQDNRAQRSIVDHMNIIAALERRDADLAERLVREHTLGLAAHVERHGEFLDDLQPGSDEVKRPRFG, from the coding sequence ATGGTTGAGGACGGCGCTTTTCCGCGCCTCAAGGTCGAGCCGCTGCATGTGATTGCGGGCTTGCGCCGGCTCGCCTGCGACGCCATCAAGCGCGCCATCACCGAAATGGATATTTATGGCCGCGCGGGCGAGATCCGGCTCGACGAGCGCCAGCTCTCCCAGGATCTCGGCGTCAGCCGCACGCCGATCCGCGAGGCGCTGAGCGTGCTCGAGCAGGAGGGATTCGTGCGCGCCGTGCCGCGCCGCGGCATCTATGTGGTGCGCAAAACGAAGCGCGAAGTGATCGAGATGATCACGGTCTGGGCCGCGATCGAGAGCCTCGCGGCGCGCTTCGCGGCCGTGCGCGCCAGCGAAGCCGAGCTCAAGGAGCTGCGCACCCTGTTCGCGGAGTTCGAGGAGAACCCGGCGGACCATATTGGCGAATATTCTCAAGCCAATATGGCGTTCCACAAGGCCATTATCCGCATGGGCGGATGCGAGCTGATGAGCGAGCTCACCGATCAGCTGTTCATCCATATGCGCGCCGTGCGCGCCGTGACCATGCGCCAGGACAATCGGGCGCAGCGCTCGATCGTCGATCACATGAACATCATCGCGGCGCTGGAGCGCCGCGACGCCGATCTCGCCGAGCGCCTGGTGCGCGAGCACACGCTCGGCTTGGCCGCGCATGTCGAACGCCATGGCGAGTTCCTCGACGATCTGCAGCCGGGATCCGACGAGGTGAAGCGGCCGCGATTCGGATAG
- a CDS encoding acetolactate synthase-1/2/3 large subunit, which yields MPTTAAQKATQPQPAKAATSTAEDTLKQKSREAGVVSGGHLVAKALKAEGVDTIFTLCGGHIIDIYDGCLDEGIRIVDVRHEQTAAHAADGYARQTGKLGCVVTTAGPGCTNAVTGIATAFRSESPVLHIGGQSALNQWKMGGLQDLPHVDLMKPITKFASTVMSTERVADMISMAARECFAGAYGPSYLEIPRDVLDREIDATKAVLPKPGHYRASTKSIGDPRDIERLADILVNAERPAILLGQQVWAARGHEEAIALLRGLDIPGYFNGASRGLLPPGDPHHFDRTRSLAFGKADVIVIVGTPFDFRMGYGKRISVPTLVQIDLDYRTVGKNRDVTLGIAGDPGAVLGAVLQAASGRLKADKRQARRQWMKQLQEAEEVATEKLMPIFTSDQSPIHPYRVAYEINEFLTDDTIYIGDGGDVVTISAQAVRPRGPGNWMDPGALGSLGVGTGFAMAAKLAHPKKEVLCYYGDGSFGMTAFDMETADRFGAPYIAVIGNNSAMNQIRYGQMAKYGPQRGNIGNKLGDMAFSIFPQMWGGWGVEVREAKKIAPALRKAREQVAKTGKSAVVNIWVDPNEYAPGTKNQTMYK from the coding sequence ATGCCGACGACCGCAGCGCAGAAGGCGACGCAGCCCCAACCCGCAAAAGCCGCGACCAGCACAGCCGAGGATACGCTGAAGCAGAAGAGCCGCGAGGCGGGTGTCGTCTCGGGCGGCCATCTCGTCGCCAAGGCGCTGAAGGCCGAGGGCGTCGACACCATCTTCACTCTCTGCGGCGGCCATATCATCGACATCTATGACGGCTGCCTCGACGAGGGCATCCGCATCGTCGATGTGCGTCATGAGCAGACCGCCGCGCATGCGGCCGACGGCTATGCGCGCCAGACCGGCAAGCTCGGCTGCGTCGTCACCACGGCCGGCCCCGGCTGCACCAACGCGGTCACCGGCATCGCCACCGCCTTCCGCTCGGAAAGCCCGGTGCTGCATATCGGCGGCCAGAGCGCCCTCAACCAATGGAAGATGGGCGGGCTGCAGGATCTTCCCCATGTCGACTTGATGAAGCCGATCACCAAATTCGCCTCGACCGTGATGTCGACCGAACGGGTCGCCGACATGATCTCGATGGCGGCGCGCGAATGCTTCGCCGGCGCTTATGGGCCGAGCTATCTCGAGATCCCGCGCGACGTGCTCGACCGCGAGATCGACGCCACCAAGGCGGTGCTGCCGAAGCCCGGCCATTATCGCGCCTCGACCAAGTCGATCGGCGATCCGCGCGACATCGAGAGGCTTGCCGACATCCTGGTGAATGCCGAGCGTCCGGCGATCCTGCTCGGCCAGCAGGTATGGGCGGCGCGCGGCCATGAGGAGGCGATCGCGCTTCTGCGCGGCCTCGACATTCCAGGCTACTTCAATGGCGCGAGCCGTGGCCTGCTGCCGCCGGGCGATCCGCATCATTTCGACCGCACCCGTTCGCTCGCCTTCGGCAAGGCGGACGTCATCGTGATCGTCGGCACGCCCTTCGATTTTCGCATGGGCTACGGTAAGCGCATCAGCGTGCCGACGCTCGTCCAGATCGATCTCGACTACCGGACGGTGGGCAAGAACCGCGACGTGACGCTCGGCATCGCCGGAGACCCGGGCGCGGTGCTCGGCGCCGTCCTGCAGGCGGCTTCCGGGCGGCTGAAGGCCGATAAGCGCCAGGCGCGAAGGCAATGGATGAAGCAGCTGCAGGAGGCCGAGGAGGTCGCGACCGAGAAGCTGATGCCGATCTTCACTTCGGATCAGTCGCCGATCCATCCCTATCGCGTAGCCTATGAGATCAACGAGTTCCTCACCGACGACACCATCTATATCGGCGATGGCGGAGACGTGGTGACGATCTCGGCGCAGGCGGTGCGCCCGCGCGGCCCCGGCAACTGGATGGATCCGGGCGCGCTTGGCTCGCTCGGCGTCGGCACCGGCTTTGCCATGGCGGCGAAGCTCGCCCATCCGAAGAAGGAGGTGCTCTGCTATTACGGCGACGGCTCCTTCGGCATGACCGCCTTCGACATGGAGACCGCCGATCGTTTCGGCGCGCCCTATATCGCGGTCATCGGCAACAACTCCGCGATGAACCAGATCCGCTACGGGCAGATGGCCAAATACGGCCCCCAACGCGGCAATATCGGCAACAAGCTCGGCGACATGGCCTTCTCGATCTTCCCGCAGATGTGGGGCGGGTGGGGGGTCGAGGTGCGCGAGGCGAAGAAGATCGCGCCTGCCTTGCGCAAGGCGCGCGAGCAGGTCGCCAAGACCGGCAAATCGGCGGTGGTCAATATCTGGGTCGACCCGAACGAATACGCGCCGGGGACCAAGAATCAGACAATGTACAAGTGA
- a CDS encoding formyl-CoA transferase: MAKQVKIARAGAGAKNISRKTVSSKNISSKTAATGKVAARKAASKRPAAKKAIVKKAVVKKAPAAKNSAMKKATVGKPAVAARNVRKPLAKKPVGQRAASKVTAKAKVAAKAKIAPKAKAKSVASAIRKPSNKPWGGAGKALDGVRILDFTHVQSGPTCTQLLAWFGADVIKVERPGVGDITRGQLRDVPNVDSLYFTMLNHNKRSITIDSKHPQGKAVLDELVKSCDVLVENFAPGALDRMGLTWEHIHKLNPRMIVASVKGFGPGPYEDCKVYENVAQCAGGAASTTGFLDGPPLVTGAQIGDSGTGLNLALGIVCALYQRNRTGRGQKVLAAMQDGVLNLCRVKLRDQQRLAHGPLKEYSQYGQDIGFGEATPRAGNDSGGGQPGWILKCKGWESDPNAYIYFITQAPVWEKICDVIGKPEWKTDPDYAKPAARLPRLKHIFDTIEQWTMTKTKFEAMDLLNTYDIPCGPILSMKEIAEEESLRKTGTVVEVDHPTRGKYLTVGNPVKMSDSISEVKRSPLLGEHTDEILRSVLKFDRRRIAEVLQSGALGEPLALAAE; encoded by the coding sequence ATGGCGAAGCAAGTGAAGATCGCGCGCGCCGGGGCGGGCGCCAAGAATATCTCGAGAAAGACTGTCTCGAGCAAGAATATCTCGAGCAAGACCGCTGCGACCGGGAAAGTTGCTGCCAGGAAGGCCGCATCGAAGAGGCCGGCCGCCAAGAAGGCCATCGTCAAGAAGGCCGTCGTCAAGAAGGCGCCGGCCGCCAAGAATTCTGCGATGAAGAAAGCTACTGTCGGGAAGCCTGCAGTCGCGGCGCGGAACGTCCGGAAGCCTTTGGCCAAGAAGCCTGTCGGCCAGCGCGCTGCAAGCAAGGTCACGGCCAAAGCCAAGGTCGCAGCCAAAGCCAAGATCGCACCCAAAGCAAAGGCGAAATCCGTCGCTTCAGCGATCCGCAAGCCGTCGAACAAGCCTTGGGGCGGGGCCGGCAAGGCGCTCGACGGGGTGCGCATCCTCGACTTCACCCATGTGCAATCCGGCCCGACCTGCACGCAGTTGCTCGCCTGGTTCGGCGCGGACGTGATCAAGGTCGAGCGGCCCGGTGTCGGCGACATCACGCGCGGCCAGCTGCGCGACGTCCCGAATGTGGACAGCCTCTATTTCACGATGCTGAACCACAATAAGCGCTCGATCACCATCGATTCCAAGCATCCGCAAGGCAAGGCGGTGCTCGATGAGCTGGTGAAATCCTGCGATGTGCTGGTCGAGAATTTCGCGCCGGGCGCGCTCGACCGCATGGGGCTCACCTGGGAGCATATCCACAAGCTCAATCCGCGCATGATCGTGGCCTCCGTCAAGGGCTTTGGGCCGGGGCCTTACGAGGATTGCAAGGTCTATGAGAACGTGGCGCAATGCGCCGGCGGGGCGGCCTCGACCACGGGCTTCCTGGACGGCCCCCCGCTCGTCACGGGCGCCCAGATCGGCGATAGCGGCACCGGGCTGAATCTCGCGCTGGGCATCGTCTGTGCTCTCTATCAGCGCAATCGCACGGGCCGCGGCCAGAAGGTGCTGGCGGCCATGCAGGACGGCGTCCTCAATCTGTGCCGGGTGAAGCTGCGCGACCAGCAGCGCCTCGCGCATGGCCCGCTCAAGGAATACAGCCAGTACGGCCAGGACATCGGCTTCGGCGAGGCGACGCCGCGTGCGGGCAATGATTCCGGCGGCGGCCAGCCGGGCTGGATCTTGAAATGCAAGGGCTGGGAGAGCGATCCCAACGCCTATATCTACTTCATCACCCAGGCGCCGGTCTGGGAGAAGATTTGCGACGTGATCGGCAAGCCCGAATGGAAGACCGATCCCGATTACGCCAAGCCGGCGGCGCGCCTGCCGCGGCTGAAGCATATCTTCGACACCATCGAGCAATGGACCATGACCAAGACCAAGTTCGAGGCCATGGACCTCCTCAACACATACGACATCCCCTGCGGGCCGATCTTGTCGATGAAGGAGATCGCCGAGGAGGAATCGCTGCGCAAGACCGGCACCGTGGTCGAGGTCGATCACCCGACGCGGGGCAAATATCTGACGGTCGGCAACCCGGTCAAAATGTCGGATTCGATCAGCGAGGTGAAGCGCTCGCCGCTGCTCGGCGAGCACACCGACGAGATCTTGCGCAGCGTCCTGAAATTCGACCGGCGCCGCATCGCCGAGGTGCTGCAATCGGGCGCGCTCGGCGAGCCCTTGGCGCTTGCGGCCGAGTAG
- a CDS encoding MFS transporter, OFA family, oxalate/formate antiporter has translation MSSQPNTAAKPSANRVWQLVIGIVCMALIANLQYGWTLFVGPIQKAHGWKAAEIQLGFTIFVALETWLTPVQGWIVDSLGMRGPRLMVAFGGILVGIGWALNSVADQLWILYLAAILSGIGAGGIYATCVGNAVKWFPDRRGLAVGLTAAGFGAGAAVTVIPIQILIAAKGYEATFLIFAIGQGAIVFILAWLLRPPLPGEVPAAPSARLQQSARSFEPREVLASPIFWLLYVMFVAVSSSGLMATAQVALIATSYHVADSVLFLGATTLTVAVIFDSIMNGAARPFFGWVSDRIGREYTMAIAFGLGGVAYWLLGALGTTPWAFVLFAGLIFFTWGEIFSLFPSTCTDTFGPKFATANTSLLYTAKGVSALLVPLANVWQSATGSWHGVFVAAALVNFVVVLLALFVLKPMRAGALRESKLASLRGAAE, from the coding sequence ATGTCCTCGCAACCGAATACGGCCGCAAAGCCTTCCGCGAACCGGGTCTGGCAACTGGTCATCGGCATCGTCTGCATGGCCCTGATCGCCAACCTGCAATATGGCTGGACGCTCTTCGTCGGCCCGATCCAGAAGGCGCATGGTTGGAAGGCGGCCGAGATCCAGCTCGGCTTCACGATCTTCGTTGCGCTCGAGACCTGGCTCACTCCGGTTCAGGGCTGGATCGTCGATAGTCTCGGCATGCGCGGGCCGAGGCTGATGGTGGCCTTCGGCGGTATCCTGGTCGGCATCGGCTGGGCGCTCAATTCCGTGGCCGATCAATTGTGGATTCTCTACCTCGCGGCCATCTTGTCGGGCATCGGGGCGGGCGGCATCTATGCGACCTGCGTCGGCAATGCGGTGAAATGGTTTCCAGACCGGCGCGGCCTTGCGGTCGGTCTGACAGCTGCGGGCTTCGGTGCCGGAGCGGCCGTGACCGTGATCCCGATCCAGATACTGATCGCCGCCAAAGGCTATGAGGCGACCTTCCTGATCTTCGCGATCGGGCAAGGCGCGATCGTCTTCATCCTCGCCTGGCTGCTGCGCCCGCCGCTGCCGGGCGAGGTCCCGGCCGCGCCGTCGGCGAGACTGCAGCAATCGGCGCGCAGCTTCGAGCCGCGCGAGGTCCTGGCGAGCCCGATCTTCTGGCTGCTTTACGTCATGTTCGTCGCAGTCTCCAGCAGCGGGCTGATGGCGACCGCGCAGGTCGCCCTGATCGCCACGAGCTACCACGTCGCCGACAGCGTGCTCTTCCTGGGGGCGACGACGCTCACCGTCGCCGTCATCTTCGACAGCATCATGAACGGCGCCGCACGTCCCTTCTTCGGCTGGGTCTCGGACCGGATCGGGCGCGAATACACCATGGCCATCGCCTTCGGCCTCGGTGGGGTGGCCTATTGGCTGCTGGGCGCGCTCGGTACCACCCCGTGGGCCTTTGTACTGTTTGCCGGGCTGATCTTCTTCACCTGGGGTGAGATCTTCAGCTTGTTCCCCTCGACCTGCACCGACACCTTCGGCCCGAAATTCGCCACTGCGAATACCAGCCTGCTCTATACCGCCAAGGGCGTATCGGCCTTACTGGTGCCGCTCGCCAATGTCTGGCAGAGCGCCACAGGGAGCTGGCACGGCGTGTTCGTAGCGGCAGCGCTCGTCAATTTCGTGGTCGTGCTGCTCGCGCTGTTCGTGCTCAAGCCGATGCGCGCCGGCGCGCTCCGCGAGAGCAAGCTGGCGAGCCTGCGCGGGGCCGCGGAGTAG
- a CDS encoding KDO2-lipid IV(A) lauroyltransferase, with translation MSQVSDPAIPPQSGSSPAAASPVSGSPMAGPKLRRLRYRVEYGVFWCVAAIATALPLELCARWSGWSWRQLGRFNRRRRRALEQIAQALPELSEAQREAIHAEMWENLGRVFAETFHLRDFIDDKRRYEMTREAELQDFIARNPRFVIVSMHSANWELAALGPLRAGLRIAGIYQAIKNPYVDAYVTRLREPLYPAALLTKSRDTPRRFIKLMREGVVVAMMSDLREARGIEVPFFGRPAPSTSFPALLSVGHELPILAVRTLRLPNSHFQFDWRVLTAIREHATREENVRATTALVQSCFESWVRERPGEWMWVHRRWG, from the coding sequence ATGAGTCAGGTGTCCGATCCCGCTATCCCGCCCCAGAGCGGCTCCTCGCCCGCGGCGGCTTCCCCCGTCAGCGGCTCGCCGATGGCGGGCCCAAAGCTGCGCCGGCTGCGCTACCGCGTGGAATATGGCGTCTTTTGGTGCGTCGCCGCCATCGCCACCGCCTTGCCGCTCGAGCTCTGCGCCAGATGGTCGGGCTGGAGCTGGCGCCAGCTCGGCCGCTTCAACCGCCGCCGCCGGCGCGCCCTGGAGCAGATCGCCCAGGCGCTGCCGGAGCTGAGCGAGGCGCAGCGCGAGGCGATCCATGCCGAAATGTGGGAGAATCTCGGACGCGTCTTCGCCGAGACCTTCCATCTCAGGGATTTCATCGACGACAAGCGTCGCTATGAGATGACGCGGGAGGCCGAGCTTCAGGACTTCATCGCCCGCAATCCGCGCTTCGTCATCGTCTCGATGCACAGTGCCAATTGGGAGCTCGCCGCGCTCGGCCCCTTGCGGGCGGGCTTGCGGATCGCGGGCATCTATCAGGCGATCAAGAACCCTTATGTCGATGCCTATGTGACGCGGCTGCGCGAGCCGCTCTATCCGGCGGCGCTTTTGACCAAATCGCGCGACACGCCGCGCCGTTTCATCAAGTTGATGCGCGAAGGCGTCGTTGTCGCCATGATGTCGGATCTGCGCGAGGCACGCGGCATCGAGGTGCCGTTCTTCGGCCGGCCGGCGCCGTCGACCTCGTTTCCGGCACTGCTGTCGGTCGGGCATGAATTGCCGATCCTCGCTGTGCGCACCTTGCGCCTGCCGAATTCGCATTTCCAATTCGACTGGCGGGTGCTCACGGCCATTCGGGAGCACGCGACGCGCGAGGAGAATGTGCGCGCCACGACCGCGCTGGTGCAGAGCTGCTTCGAGAGCTGGGTGCGCGAGCGCCCGGGCGAATGGATGTGGGTGCATCGCCGCTGGGGTTGA
- a CDS encoding SOS-response transcriptional repressor, LexA — protein sequence MLTRKQLELLKFINERSKESGVPPSFDEMKEALDLRSKSGIHRLILALEERGFIRRLPNRARALEVLKMPDASFARQRGSFSPNVIEGSLGKVRQTPGPEERKHASVSIPIMGRIAAGTPIEAIQTRSHTIAVPSEFLGQGEHYGLEVRGDSMIEAGIHDGDTVLVRKQNTANSGDIVVALIDEEEATLKRFRRKGSSIALEAANPAYETRLLGPDRVQIQGKLVSLIRRYS from the coding sequence ATGCTCACTCGCAAGCAACTCGAACTTCTCAAATTCATCAATGAGCGCTCCAAGGAGAGCGGCGTACCGCCCTCCTTCGACGAGATGAAGGAGGCACTCGATCTGCGCTCGAAATCGGGAATCCACCGGCTGATCCTGGCGCTCGAGGAGCGCGGCTTCATCAGGCGCCTGCCGAACCGGGCGCGCGCGCTCGAAGTGCTGAAGATGCCGGATGCGAGCTTCGCCCGGCAGCGCGGCAGCTTCAGCCCGAACGTCATCGAGGGCAGCCTCGGCAAGGTGCGCCAGACGCCTGGTCCCGAAGAGCGCAAGCATGCGAGCGTCTCGATCCCGATCATGGGGCGGATCGCCGCCGGCACGCCCATCGAGGCGATCCAGACGCGCAGCCATACCATCGCGGTGCCGAGCGAATTTCTCGGCCAGGGCGAGCATTACGGCCTCGAGGTGCGCGGCGATTCGATGATCGAGGCCGGCATCCATGACGGCGACACAGTGCTGGTACGCAAGCAGAACACGGCGAATTCCGGCGATATCGTCGTCGCCCTGATCGACGAGGAGGAGGCGACGCTGAAGCGCTTCCGCCGCAAGGGCTCCTCGATCGCGCTCGAAGCGGCGAATCCCGCCTACGAGACGCGCCTCCTCGGCCCCGACCGCGTGCAGATCCAGGGCAAGCTCGTCAGCCTCATCAGGCGCTATTCCTGA
- a CDS encoding RNA polymerase sigma-70 factor, ECF subfamily, producing MVSMLPESVFTAARLGDQDAIARLLETAQPDIRRYARSTCRSSADAEDAAQEALWLLFRRVGTIRSLAAFSGWLFTVVRRECLRLARRAGVLPAQSLQEIDLERAFGERPEAEMRLDLAAAIEALPSHYRDVVLLRDVKEMTVDEIAEALGDTRPSVKARLHRARLLMREYLTR from the coding sequence ATGGTTTCCATGCTGCCGGAATCCGTTTTCACCGCCGCGCGCCTGGGCGACCAGGACGCCATCGCGCGTCTCCTTGAAACCGCGCAACCCGATATTCGCCGTTATGCCCGCTCGACCTGCCGGAGCTCGGCCGATGCCGAGGATGCCGCACAGGAGGCCTTGTGGCTGCTGTTCCGGCGAGTCGGCACGATCCGCTCGCTCGCGGCCTTCTCGGGCTGGCTGTTCACGGTGGTGCGGCGGGAATGTCTGCGGCTGGCGCGCCGCGCCGGCGTTCTGCCCGCGCAATCGCTGCAGGAGATCGATCTCGAACGCGCCTTCGGGGAGCGCCCGGAGGCCGAGATGCGCCTCGACCTCGCAGCGGCGATCGAAGCTTTGCCCAGCCATTACCGGGACGTGGTCCTGTTGCGTGACGTCAAGGAAATGACGGTCGACGAGATCGCCGAGGCGCTCGGCGACACGCGGCCATCCGTCAAGGCGCGCTTGCACCGCGCCCGTCTGCTCATGCGCGAATATCTCACGAGGTAA
- a CDS encoding alkylhydroperoxidase AhpD family core domain-containing protein: MTDYQHHADLELVPAFVGLAPQEAKAFLAFNHAVGRQDGEVPPKYRELISLAVALTTQCAYCIDVHSRAAVAAGVTREELAETALIAAAVRAGGTLGHALFALRPFDEVAAEAK; this comes from the coding sequence ATGACCGACTATCAACACCACGCCGATCTCGAGCTCGTCCCGGCATTCGTCGGCCTCGCGCCGCAAGAGGCGAAGGCCTTCCTCGCCTTCAATCATGCCGTCGGGCGCCAAGACGGAGAGGTCCCGCCGAAATATCGCGAATTGATTTCTCTTGCCGTGGCGCTCACCACGCAGTGCGCCTATTGCATCGATGTTCACAGCAGAGCTGCCGTCGCGGCAGGCGTCACGCGCGAGGAGCTCGCCGAGACGGCTCTGATCGCAGCGGCGGTGCGAGCCGGTGGAACGCTGGGGCATGCGCTCTTCGCTCTGCGGCCCTTCGACGAGGTTGCGGCGGAGGCGAAATAG
- a CDS encoding nickel/cobalt exporter, producing MLSLPELLQQGTSHAWLFVPSAILLGALHGLEPGHSKTMMAAFIIAIRGTVTQAILLGLAATASHTLVVWAVALIGMRLGGAWNAETTEPYFQLVSAVLIIGIAVWMLWRTWREQRRAKLEHHDHNHAHHHGEETRRIDTGHGVLALEVFEDGVPPRWRIRAQSGHGWPAGAVAVETERPDGKRQVFSFADRGDYLESVEEIPEPHEFMARLRLSHGDHAHSYDVAFTEHDHGQDHGHDHMHEELRGLDVSTGGHQDAHELAHANDIRRRFADRNVTTWQIVMFGLTGGLIPCPAAITVLLLCLQLKQFTLGIALVLCFSIGLAITMVTAGVIAALSVRHVSRRWSGFAALAQRAPYASGALIICVGLYVGWQGWSALAAAGAIS from the coding sequence ATGCTGTCACTTCCCGAATTGCTCCAGCAAGGCACTTCGCATGCCTGGCTGTTCGTGCCCTCTGCCATCCTGCTCGGCGCCTTGCACGGCCTGGAGCCCGGCCACAGCAAGACGATGATGGCAGCTTTCATCATCGCTATACGCGGCACGGTCACGCAGGCGATCCTGCTCGGCCTCGCGGCGACCGCTTCGCACACCCTCGTCGTCTGGGCCGTCGCCCTCATCGGCATGCGGCTCGGCGGAGCGTGGAACGCCGAAACCACGGAGCCGTATTTCCAGCTCGTCTCGGCCGTCCTCATCATCGGCATTGCCGTCTGGATGCTGTGGCGCACCTGGCGGGAACAGCGGCGTGCCAAGCTCGAGCACCATGACCATAATCATGCCCATCATCACGGCGAAGAGACGCGCCGCATCGACACCGGCCATGGCGTGCTGGCGCTCGAGGTCTTCGAGGACGGCGTGCCGCCGCGCTGGCGTATCCGCGCGCAGAGCGGCCATGGCTGGCCCGCAGGCGCTGTCGCCGTCGAGACCGAGCGCCCGGACGGCAAGCGGCAGGTTTTCAGCTTCGCGGATCGCGGAGACTACCTCGAATCCGTCGAGGAGATCCCCGAGCCGCATGAGTTCATGGCGCGGCTGCGGCTCTCTCACGGCGACCACGCCCATAGCTATGACGTGGCCTTCACCGAGCATGATCACGGCCAAGATCACGGCCATGATCATATGCATGAGGAACTGCGCGGTCTCGATGTCTCGACGGGCGGCCACCAGGACGCGCATGAGCTGGCGCATGCCAATGACATCCGCCGTCGCTTTGCCGACCGCAATGTGACCACTTGGCAGATCGTGATGTTCGGCCTGACAGGCGGCCTCATTCCATGTCCCGCCGCCATCACCGTGCTGTTGCTCTGCCTGCAGCTGAAGCAGTTCACCCTCGGCATCGCGCTGGTGCTGTGCTTCAGCATCGGCCTCGCCATCACCATGGTGACGGCAGGTGTCATCGCGGCCTTGAGCGTGCGCCATGTCTCGCGCCGCTGGTCCGGCTTCGCCGCTCTCGCGCAGCGCGCGCCCTATGCCTCAGGCGCGTTGATCATCTGCGTCGGGCTCTATGTCGGCTGGCAGGGATGGAGCGCCCTGGCCGCCGCCGGAGCGATCTCTTAG
- a CDS encoding Plastocyanin, translating into MFAATLATAAAETIRIDVKNLTFTPAQVSAHIGDTIEWASTDFVAHSATARDKQWDVVIPAKGAGRITLKQAGDIDYYCRFHPNMTGRISVSAE; encoded by the coding sequence GTGTTCGCCGCTACCCTAGCAACAGCCGCAGCTGAGACGATCCGCATCGACGTGAAAAATCTGACATTCACGCCGGCGCAAGTGTCGGCCCATATCGGTGACACGATTGAATGGGCGAGCACCGACTTCGTGGCGCACTCGGCAACGGCGCGTGACAAGCAATGGGATGTGGTCATCCCGGCCAAGGGGGCCGGCCGCATCACGCTCAAGCAAGCAGGCGATATCGACTATTACTGCCGGTTTCACCCGAACATGACGGGCCGCATTTCGGTATCCGCGGAATGA
- a CDS encoding putative membrane protein, translated as MLKMTATLAALLLSCAAASAQGAKPNDAQIAHIAYTAGQIDVEAAGLALQKSKDKDVRAFAEDMERDHKAVNEQALALVKKLNVTPQDNDTSKALLKQANEKQTSLKALSGAAFDKAYAANEVAYHKTVNGALEGTLIPSASNPELKALLTTGLKIFQGHQQHAEHLAQSLK; from the coding sequence ATGTTGAAAATGACAGCAACCTTGGCCGCGCTGCTGTTGAGTTGCGCCGCGGCGTCGGCGCAAGGCGCCAAGCCGAACGACGCGCAAATCGCGCATATTGCCTACACGGCAGGACAGATCGACGTCGAAGCGGCCGGGCTGGCGCTGCAGAAATCCAAGGACAAGGATGTGCGTGCCTTCGCCGAAGACATGGAGCGCGACCATAAGGCGGTGAACGAGCAGGCCTTGGCGCTGGTGAAGAAGCTCAACGTCACACCGCAGGACAACGACACCAGCAAGGCGCTGCTCAAGCAAGCGAACGAGAAGCAAACCTCGCTCAAGGCGCTCAGCGGCGCAGCCTTCGACAAGGCCTATGCGGCGAATGAGGTTGCCTATCACAAGACGGTCAACGGCGCGCTCGAGGGCACGCTGATTCCCTCGGCGAGCAATCCCGAGCTGAAGGCGCTGCTGACAACCGGCCTCAAGATCTTCCAGGGCCATCAGCAGCATGCCGAGCACCTGGCCCAATCCTTGAAATAG